CGCCGTCGCGGCTCACTGGCAAGACCGTGGCCGTCGTCGGCTCGGGGCCCGCCGGCCTGGCCGCGGCGCAGCAGCTCACCCGCGCCGGGCATACGGTCGCCGTGTACGAACGGGACGAGGTGCCCGGCGGGCTCCTCGCCCTCGGCATCCCCGATTTCAAGCTGGAGAAGGAGCTCGTCGAGCGCCGCATCGCGCAACTAAAGGCGGAGGGCACGCGCTTCCGCTGCGGCGTGACGATCGGCCGCGACATGAGCTGGGGCGAGCTGCGGCGGCGCTACGACGCCGTGGTGATTGCCACGGGTGCCACGGTGCCGCGGGAGCTCGAAATCCCCGGCCGAGGGCTCACGGGCGTCATGCCCGCGATGGACTTCCTGGTCGCCTCGAATCGCGTGCAAGCGGGAACCCTTGAGGCGACGCCGTTCGATGCTGCGGGCAAGCACGTCGTCGTGATCGGCGGCGGCGACACCGGCGCCGACTGCGTCGGCACCGCGCACCGACAGGGCGCGCGGTCGGTCACGAACCTCGCGATTGGGCGCAAGCCCTCCGAGACCCGGACCGAGGCGCAGCCCTGGCCCGTCCACCCGACCCTCTACGAGGTGTCGAGCTCCCACGAGGAGGGCGGCGAGCGGAAGTACCTCGCCTCGACGGTCGAGTTCGTGGCCGACGAGAGCGGCAAGCTCGTGCGCGGGCTGCACATCGCCGAGACGGGGTTCACCGAGAACGGCCGCGAGCCGATCCCGGGCACCGAGCACCTCATCGAGGCCGACCTCGTGCTCATCGCGATGGGGTTCACCGGCCCCGAGCCGATCGACGAGGACGGGCTCGCGCTCGGGCACGACAGCCGCGGCGCGTTCGAGCGCCAGCAGGACTTCTCAACGTCACTGCCCGGCATGTTTGTCGCCGGCGACGCGGGTCGCGGTCAGTCACTCATCGTGTGGGCGATCGCCGAGGGCCGCGCGGCGGCGGCCTCGGTCGATGCGTTCCTGATGGGCGAGACGGCGCTGCCGTCGCCCGTCACGGCCTTCGACCGGGCGTTCAGCTAAGCGCGGGCCCTCGCCCGAGTTCGGCTGATCCGGCCGCGCTCGGGCAGGATCCTGCCGGGGCGCGGGATCCTGCCGGGGCGCGGGATCCTGCCGGGGCGCGGGATCCTGCCGGGGCGCGGGATCCTGCCGGGGCGCGCCCGCGCCGACATACCCGCGCTCATTGATCAATGTGCGCCCCTCGAGTCGTCGCAATCTGCGGCTTGAGCACGCGCGAAGCCGCAGATTGCGACGGCTCGACAAAGGGACCAAGGGTGGAGAACCACAGCGGGGCAGGATCCTGCCCGAACCCCTAGTCCTCGCCGAGGAAGACGATCGACTCTGTCGACGGCTCGCGCTTGTTGGGGTCGAGGTACACGTCGGGCTCGAGGTAGATGACGCGCGCCGCGGGCACGGCCTCGCGGATGCGCCGCTCGGCGAGGTTCACCGTGACTGCGAGCTGGTGCACGGTGAGCTCGGGGGCGACGCTGATCTTCGCGCCGATCATGAACTCGTCGGGGCCGAGATAGAGGGTCTTCATGTGGATGATGCGATCGATGTCGTCGCCGGCCATCAACGCCGCCTCGATCTTCTCGAGGTCGCCAGCGCTCGCGCTCTCGCCTACGAGCAGACTCTTGACCTTGAGGCCGACAATGACCGCGACGCCGACCAGCAGCACGCCGATCGCGATCGTTCCGATCGCGTCGAACAGGCCATTGCCGGTGATCACGGTGAGGCCGACGCCCACGAGCGCGAACGAGAGACCGCAGAGCGCCGCAAAGTCTTCGAGCAGCACGACGGGCAGCTCGGGCGCCTTCGAGCGGCGGATGAATTCCGCCCAGGTCGCGTCGCCCTTATGTGGCCGGCTCTCGCGAATCGCGGTGCGCAGCGAGAAGCTCTCAAGAATGATCGCGATGATGAGCACCAGAATCGGCAGCCACCACAGCTCGATCGGGTGCGGCTCTTGGGCTTTCTTGATGCCTTCCATGATGGAGAACATGCCGCCGACCGAGAACAGCACGATCGCCACGACGAATGCGTACACGAAGCGCACGCGACCATAGCCGAACGGGTGATCCTGATCGGCCTCCTGCTTCGCACGCTTGCCGCCAATCAGGAGCAGCAGCTGGTTGCCCGAATCGGCGAGCGAGTGAACACCCTCGGCGAGCATCGAGGACGAGCCCGAGAAGAAGGCCGCGATGAACTTGGTCACGGCGATGCCCAGGTTGGCGGCGAAAGCCGCCAGGATCGCTTTGTTTCCGCCGGTCGCGCTCACGTCGATTCCCTTCAACCCCCGGGCACTGAACTGGCCCTGGCCGCGACTCCATCCTAGGATGTGGCGGGTGACCGACACGACGGAAATCTGCCCCCTCCCCACCACCGCGATCCTCGGCCTTGGCTCGATGGGGCGCGCGATCCTGCACGGCATGCGCGCGCCCGGCGTCAGCGTGGACGGTCCGATCCGGGTAACCACTCGCTCGATCGACAGCGCGAGCGCGCTCACGGGCATCGAGGGCGTCGTTCCGCTCGCGACCGAGGCGTCCCCTGACGCGAACCGCGAGGCGGTCGCTGGGGCCCGCATGGTGATTCTGGCGGTGAAGCCCTGGATGATCCACGACGTGCTGCGCGAAGTCGCCGACTCACTCGCTCCCGGCGCCGTCGTCGTGAGTGTCGCCGCCGGCATCACCACCGCCAGCATGGAAGCGCTCGTGCCCGAGGGCATCTCGGTGCTGCGCGCAATGCCGAACACCCCGGCCCTCATCGGCCGCGGCGTGACCGGCATCGCGGCCGGCGCGACCGCTGACGCCGCCGCGACCGAGGCGGCCCGCGCGCACTTCTCGACGGTCGGCGAGGTGCTCGTGGTCGACGAGGGGCGCATCGACGCGCTTTCGGCGATCTCGGGCTCGGGCCCCGCCTACGTCTATCTCTTCATCGAGGAGCTCACGGCAGCGGCTGTGCGGCTCGGGTTCACGGACGACGAGGCGCGAGTGATGGTGCAGGGCACCTTCGCCGGCGCCTCGGAGCTTGCCGCGCAGTCGGCTGACAGCCCCGCCGAGCTACGCCGCCAGGTGACAAGCCCGAAGGGCACCACCGCCGAGGCCATCGGGGTGCTGCAGGGCGCGGACCTGCCAGCGCTCTTCGACGCCGCGCTGGCTGCGGCGATCGCGCGGGCCGGCGAGCTCGCGGCCGGCTAGCACTCTCGGCACGGTCCCAGCAGGATCCTGCCCGCCGCGTCTGGCCCCTCGCACTTTCGCCCAGTAGTAGATCCGCGCTCAATAGTAGATTTTTGGCCTCCCAGCGCCTTCTGGGCGCGGATCTACTATTGAGCGCGACGGATAGAACACAGGATCCCGGGACCGGGGGCAGCGGCGCCTGGCGCGCGGACGCGCTAGCGCCGGGCGCGGAAGAACTCGCCGAGAAGCTCCGCGCACTCCGCCTCGCGCACCCCGGCGACCACCTCGACGGGCGGGTGCGGCAAGCGCCGGTCGCGCAACAGGTCGTAGACACTGCCGCACGCGCCAGCCTTCTCGTCCCATGCGCCGAACACGACGCGGGGCACCCGGGCGGCGGCGATCACCCCGGCGCACATGACGCAGGGCTCGAGGGTGACGACCAGCGTGCAGTCCTCGAGCAGCCGGTCGCCGATGGCGAGCGCGGTGCGGCGGATGGCGACAATCTCGGCGTGATCCGTCGGGTCGAGGCTCGCCTCCCGCTCGTTGCCGCCCTCGGCCAGGATCTCCCCCGACGCATCCACAATGACCGCGCCGACCGGGATCTCGCCCGCCTCGGCCGCGCGCCTGGCCACCGCGAGGGCGACGCCCATCAGGCGCTCGTCGCGTGGGTCCGCGGGGATCCCGCCAGTGCGCCGCGCCATGTTTGCCCCTCGGACTCGTCTAGTGCCCGGGTTTCTGCGACTAGAATCGCCCATATGCGAGTCTTCGTTGCGGATCACCCTTTGATCACCCACAAGCTTACGGTTCTCCGCAATGCGCAGACCCCTCAACCGACGTTCCGTCTCCTCATCGAGGAGCTGATGACGCTGCTCGCCTACGAGGCGACCCGCGAGGTGCGCGTCGAGCCTCATGAGATCGAGACGCCGGTCACGCGGACCACCGGTGTCCGCCTGAGCGAGCCGCTGCCGCTGATCGTGCCGATCCTGCGCGCGGGCCTCGGAATGCTCGAGGGCATGGTGAAGCTCGTCCCGACCGCAGAGGTCGGATTCCTCGGCATGGTGCGCGATGAGGTCACACACCAGCCGACCACGTACGCCGAGCGCCTGCCCGACTCGCTCGCAGGACGTCAGTGCTTCGTGCTCGACCCCATGCTGGCCACCGGCGGTTCGCTCGCCGCGGCCATCGAGTTTCTCTTCGATCGCGGAGCGGACGACGTCACCGCGATCTGCGTGCTCGGCACCCCCGAGGGCATCTCGGCGATGCGCGAGGCCGCCGGCGACCGTAAGGTGACACTCGTCCTCGGCGCGCTCGATGACGGCCTCGACGAGAACGCGTTCATCGTTCCCGGCCTGGGCGACGCGGGCGACCGCCTGTACGGCACCGCCGACTAATCCGGCCCCAGGCCATCGGCCCCACGTTCCACTAACCAAAAACTGCGTTGCGCCGCCGCGTAGCGCAGTTTTTTGTTCCCTGGCGCGCCCATCTCACCCCGAATCCTCAAACCCCACTTGACAGGTGACGAAGAGTTGAGATTTACTAAGCCTCATGTCTGACACCACTCGCACCCAGTCCGCCCTCGAGGTGAATTTTGGGATTACCGGCATGATGATGGCCGGTGCAGGTGTTGCGCGTTGCCGAATGTGCAGCTAGCTACGAAGGTACAGCCGGGCGCTTAGCGCCCCCACCGCACTCGCGGTCACTCCCGGACGGTTCTCGCCCCTTGAGCATTGAGCTCCCACAGGGCCCGTCCTAGCTCACGCACATCCGGCGCCAAGGACGGCGCCAGGCCTGACCTGCTCAGCAGGGGGCCACGGCTCGAAGGAACCCATCATCATGTCTACCCTCACCACTTCCGCAACTCCCCAGACCGCCCCCACCGCAGCCCGCGCACTTCCGCAGGGCGCCGAGGTTCGCGGTTTCGCCCTCTACGTGGGGCTCGCCGATGCGAAGATCGCGGCGGGCGACCCCCGCCTCGGCGCCATCGTCG
This genomic stretch from Leucobacter sp. CX169 harbors:
- a CDS encoding glutamate synthase subunit beta, whose amino-acid sequence is MADPRGFLTVRERELAPKRPVALRLMDWREVVDPANPTVVARQASRCMDCGVAFCHQGCPLGNLIPEWNDLTHRGRGQEAIERLHATNNFPEFTGRACPAPCESACVLSINQPAVTIKQIENSIIDQAFENGWVQPQSPSRLTGKTVAVVGSGPAGLAAAQQLTRAGHTVAVYERDEVPGGLLALGIPDFKLEKELVERRIAQLKAEGTRFRCGVTIGRDMSWGELRRRYDAVVIATGATVPRELEIPGRGLTGVMPAMDFLVASNRVQAGTLEATPFDAAGKHVVVIGGGDTGADCVGTAHRQGARSVTNLAIGRKPSETRTEAQPWPVHPTLYEVSSSHEEGGERKYLASTVEFVADESGKLVRGLHIAETGFTENGREPIPGTEHLIEADLVLIAMGFTGPEPIDEDGLALGHDSRGAFERQQDFSTSLPGMFVAGDAGRGQSLIVWAIAEGRAAAASVDAFLMGETALPSPVTAFDRAFS
- a CDS encoding cation diffusion facilitator family transporter translates to MSATGGNKAILAAFAANLGIAVTKFIAAFFSGSSSMLAEGVHSLADSGNQLLLLIGGKRAKQEADQDHPFGYGRVRFVYAFVVAIVLFSVGGMFSIMEGIKKAQEPHPIELWWLPILVLIIAIILESFSLRTAIRESRPHKGDATWAEFIRRSKAPELPVVLLEDFAALCGLSFALVGVGLTVITGNGLFDAIGTIAIGVLLVGVAVIVGLKVKSLLVGESASAGDLEKIEAALMAGDDIDRIIHMKTLYLGPDEFMIGAKISVAPELTVHQLAVTVNLAERRIREAVPAARVIYLEPDVYLDPNKREPSTESIVFLGED
- the proC gene encoding pyrroline-5-carboxylate reductase, which encodes MTDTTEICPLPTTAILGLGSMGRAILHGMRAPGVSVDGPIRVTTRSIDSASALTGIEGVVPLATEASPDANREAVAGARMVILAVKPWMIHDVLREVADSLAPGAVVVSVAAGITTASMEALVPEGISVLRAMPNTPALIGRGVTGIAAGATADAAATEAARAHFSTVGEVLVVDEGRIDALSAISGSGPAYVYLFIEELTAAAVRLGFTDDEARVMVQGTFAGASELAAQSADSPAELRRQVTSPKGTTAEAIGVLQGADLPALFDAALAAAIARAGELAAG
- a CDS encoding nucleoside deaminase; the protein is MARRTGGIPADPRDERLMGVALAVARRAAEAGEIPVGAVIVDASGEILAEGGNEREASLDPTDHAEIVAIRRTALAIGDRLLEDCTLVVTLEPCVMCAGVIAAARVPRVVFGAWDEKAGACGSVYDLLRDRRLPHPPVEVVAGVREAECAELLGEFFRARR
- the upp gene encoding uracil phosphoribosyltransferase; translation: MRVFVADHPLITHKLTVLRNAQTPQPTFRLLIEELMTLLAYEATREVRVEPHEIETPVTRTTGVRLSEPLPLIVPILRAGLGMLEGMVKLVPTAEVGFLGMVRDEVTHQPTTYAERLPDSLAGRQCFVLDPMLATGGSLAAAIEFLFDRGADDVTAICVLGTPEGISAMREAAGDRKVTLVLGALDDGLDENAFIVPGLGDAGDRLYGTAD